In Thermoproteota archaeon, the genomic stretch CCTGTCCAAGAGGACTGGTGGTACATCAGGGCTGCCTCCATACTAAGAACCCTTTACATGAGAGGAGGAAGGCCTGTCGGTGTAGAAAGGCTCAGAACAAAGTATGGGGGCAGGAAAGATAGGGGGGTGAGACCAGAGAGGTTCGTTAAGGGAAGCGGGCATGTGATACGGCTCATCCTCCAGCAACTGGAGGCCGCTGGTCTAGTGGAAAAGGTGGAAAGGAGGGGCAGGAGGATCACACCTGAGGGAGTCTCTCTCTTGGATAAGGTAGCCGCTGGAATAATCAAGGAGATGGAGTTGATCCCAGGAAAGGTGGAAGCGCCATGAGTGCCGAGGATAGAGCGCTTAAGGAGATACAGGAGAAGCTGATGGCCGAGATGGCGGCTAAGCAGAGTAAAGAGGAGGAAGTAGCCAAGGAACTCCAGAAGATAGATGCGCTCGTCAAGCAGCTCCTGACCAACGAGGCTTGGCAGAGGCTCAAGAGGGTGGAGCTAGTTAAACCCGACCTGGCCAATGAGGTAAAGTTATATTTGGTTCAACTTTATACCACCGGTCGGCTAGCTAGGAGACTGACCGACGATGAATTGAAGGCCCTGCTGGCCCAGCTATCGGAGAGGGCCAAGAGGGATTTCAACATAAGGATAGTGTGAGTGTAGGGTGATAACTATGGCAACTCACAGGCCTCTGGGGAGTAAGCTGAGATATGCTAGGGCCCTTAAGAGTAATAGGAGAGTCCCTGCCTGGGTCTACGCGAGGACTAACAGGAAGGTCAGGGCCAGACCCCTCAGGAACTGGAGGAGGAGCAGGCTCCAACTGTGAGGTGATCTTCTATGGCTGAGGTGAAGGAAGTGGCCTTCAACATAAATATGGGGATCATCATAAGGGCGAAGTACCCTCCCAAGAAGAGAGCGGCGAGGGCCGTGAAGTTCATCAGGGCCTTCGTCAGGAGGCATGCGAAGATCCCTGAAGAATACGAGATAAAGGTCAGACCGGAGTTGAACGAGCTACTGTGGTCCAGAGGAGCTGGAAATCCACCCGGTAAAGTGAGAGTGCGCGTGGTATTGGACGAGGATGAGAAGACAGCAGTCATATGGCCGGCTTAGGGATATAGATGGTGGTTTTTAGGGTAAAGGTATTCGGCAGCTACAATTTAGGGGTCTACTTGAGGGCGGTGGGTCCCTACCTGCTGGCCCCGCCCAACGCCTCGCAGGTGATTGGTGAGGAGGTAGAGGAGATAGGTCTGAAGGTAGTTGAGGCCTCGATTTATGATAGTAGGATGTTGGGCATCTTCTTGACTGGGAACAGCAAGTCTCTGCTGGTCCCTCCCATAGCATCAGAGGGCGAAATCAGATACCTCATGGAGAAGCTGGATCTGGAAGTTCATGTGCTTCCCTCTGCCAGACTGACTGCCTTGGGAAATGATATAGCGGCGAACGATTATGGGGCTTTGGTGCACCCCCTCTTCACGGATGACGAGGTGGATCTCATAAGCAAGTTCCTAGGAGTCAAGGCGATCAGGGGGAGGATAGGCGGTGTCCCCGTGGTCGGCTCTCTCGTGGTGGCCAATAACAAGGGATGTCTGATCTCCCCCTCTGCCGATGATGCCGAGCTGAGGGGCGCCTCCGAGATCTTGGGGGTGGAGTGCCTCAGAGGCACCGTCAATGATGGCGTCGGTTATATCAGGCTGGGGCTAGTGGCCAGCGACTCCGGTGCTCTAGTTGGCTATCCCACCACCCCTATGGAGATAGAGAACTTGGCGGAAGCTCTTAATATAGAACCATGAGCCTATCAGTGAGGTGCGAAGATTGAGCCAAGAGAGAGCTGCCGACCTGAACTTCCTCCAAACGCTCTACAGATACCTGCTGGACGAGTACAACCGGTTGAACCTCCTCAAGACAGACTTAGAAAGGACAATAGAGACTCTAAAGGCCCTTAATAAGGCACAGGAGGAAGAAGTTGGCCCTTTGATAATCCCTGTATCTTCCTTCCTGTCCCTCCTAGTAGATGGAGTCAAGGTCAAGGAGACGCTCGTCCTCATGGGTGGCAACATATATGCTAAGATGGGACCCGAGGATGCATTGAAGCAGGCCCAGGAGAGGCTGGAGGAGGTAAACAAAGGCCTTCAGGAAGTGGGCATAAACCTCACTAAGGTCCAGCTCGAGATAGAGAACCTACAGAGGGGGACCTCGAGACGTGCTAGGTAGACTCGTAGACGAATTGACCTCCAGAGGAATTGTGAGGAAGAAGTGGGGTAAGAGGGATGTCTTCAGGGTATTTGACTCCTTAGAGCTGGAGCTGGTGGCCCAAGGGGTTCCCCCCTCCCTAGTGGACAGCCTCAGGGAGGAA encodes the following:
- a CDS encoding 30S ribosomal protein S19e — protein: MPTARDVRADLLIDSLKEELKKFESIKPPEWAFYTKTGVYKERPPVQEDWWYIRAASILRTLYMRGGRPVGVERLRTKYGGRKDRGVRPERFVKGSGHVIRLILQQLEAAGLVEKVERRGRRITPEGVSLLDKVAAGIIKEMELIPGKVEAP
- a CDS encoding DNA-binding protein; its protein translation is MSAEDRALKEIQEKLMAEMAAKQSKEEEVAKELQKIDALVKQLLTNEAWQRLKRVELVKPDLANEVKLYLVQLYTTGRLARRLTDDELKALLAQLSERAKRDFNIRIV
- the rpl39e gene encoding 50S ribosomal protein L39e (part of the polypeptide exit tunnel in the 50S ribosomal complex), yielding MATHRPLGSKLRYARALKSNRRVPAWVYARTNRKVRARPLRNWRRSRLQL
- a CDS encoding 50S ribosomal protein L31e — translated: MAEVKEVAFNINMGIIIRAKYPPKKRAARAVKFIRAFVRRHAKIPEEYEIKVRPELNELLWSRGAGNPPGKVRVRVVLDEDEKTAVIWPA
- a CDS encoding translation initiation factor IF-6, with the protein product MVVFRVKVFGSYNLGVYLRAVGPYLLAPPNASQVIGEEVEEIGLKVVEASIYDSRMLGIFLTGNSKSLLVPPIASEGEIRYLMEKLDLEVHVLPSARLTALGNDIAANDYGALVHPLFTDDEVDLISKFLGVKAIRGRIGGVPVVGSLVVANNKGCLISPSADDAELRGASEILGVECLRGTVNDGVGYIRLGLVASDSGALVGYPTTPMEIENLAEALNIEP